In one Winogradskyella sp. MH6 genomic region, the following are encoded:
- a CDS encoding DUF2490 domain-containing protein, whose translation MKSQMRILLTIVFLTLITTNLKAQNPSESHIGSWYNYSSHHRLSERFSLNPWAELRLYETSSNYNLAYISLRGNYHIKSNQTLGLAYAYLDIDTVFEFDHQPNVHEHRIYEQYTYNKTKSKLNIQHRARFEQRFLDFSDRNELQNRFRYRLSLKYNLSNTIFINVSEEPFMNFQDQVFHENRFYSGFGFNVTSHSQLQIGYLKQHIRKNNLNRIQIGISFKTDNRKPKTTLAQL comes from the coding sequence ATGAAAAGTCAAATGAGAATTTTACTAACGATTGTATTTTTAACTTTAATTACAACCAACCTCAAAGCCCAAAATCCATCAGAAAGCCATATAGGTTCTTGGTATAACTACAGTAGTCATCATAGATTAAGTGAACGTTTTAGTCTAAATCCATGGGCTGAATTACGCCTTTACGAGACGTCTTCAAACTATAACTTAGCTTATATTTCTTTGCGTGGAAACTATCACATAAAAAGTAATCAGACCTTAGGGTTAGCATATGCTTATTTAGATATAGATACTGTTTTTGAATTTGATCATCAACCCAACGTACACGAACATCGTATTTATGAACAGTACACATATAACAAAACAAAGTCTAAATTAAACATACAGCATAGAGCAAGATTTGAGCAACGCTTCTTAGACTTCTCAGATAGAAATGAACTTCAAAACAGATTTAGATATCGTTTGAGTTTGAAATATAACCTGAGTAATACCATTTTTATTAATGTTTCAGAAGAACCTTTTATGAACTTTCAAGATCAGGTATTTCATGAAAACAGATTTTATAGTGGTTTTGGTTTTAACGTTACTAGCCACTCACAATTACAAATAGGTTACTTGAAACAACATATTCGTAAAAACAATCTTAACAGAATACAGATAGGAATTAGTTTTAAAACCGATAACCGCAAACCAAAAACTACTTTAGCACAGCTATAG
- the corA gene encoding magnesium/cobalt transporter CorA: MIKRRTKKKRTQESKKHIGQVPGTLIYTGQKSDKDFHVECFDYTKDYIEESILLNIEDAVNYKETDSVTWINVDGLKHTDKIEDIGKLYDLHPLVLEDIVNTSQRPKIDEYDDYLFVVLKMLYYDDDENIIIEQVSIVLGKNYVLTFQESEGDVFGSIRERLRLANGRIRGLKSDYLMYALIDAIVDNYFGIIETLGNKIEDLETELFSGNDRENINVEVQQLKREILKVRRAIFPLREIINRIEKGEHPFIYKRTINFFRDIYDHLIQVSENIDIYREMIWSLMDMYMTTISNKMNEVMKVLTIIATIFIPLTFIAGIYGMNFDNIPELHYKYSYHILIGVMVLLFLGMLYYFKRKKWL; the protein is encoded by the coding sequence ATGATAAAAAGACGTACCAAGAAAAAACGCACCCAAGAATCAAAAAAGCATATTGGTCAGGTTCCTGGAACTCTTATTTACACCGGCCAAAAATCAGATAAAGATTTTCATGTAGAATGCTTTGACTACACAAAAGACTACATCGAAGAATCCATTTTACTAAATATTGAAGATGCGGTAAACTATAAAGAGACAGACTCCGTAACATGGATAAATGTAGATGGACTAAAGCATACAGATAAGATTGAAGATATTGGTAAACTATACGACCTTCATCCTTTGGTCTTAGAAGACATCGTTAACACGTCGCAACGCCCAAAAATAGATGAGTACGACGATTATCTTTTTGTTGTGCTCAAAATGCTTTATTATGATGATGATGAAAACATTATTATAGAGCAAGTTAGCATTGTTCTAGGCAAAAACTATGTCCTTACATTTCAAGAATCTGAAGGAGATGTTTTTGGATCCATTAGAGAACGTCTGCGTTTGGCAAACGGAAGAATTAGAGGTCTAAAATCAGATTATCTCATGTATGCCTTAATTGATGCTATAGTCGACAACTATTTTGGCATTATTGAAACCCTAGGCAACAAAATTGAAGATTTAGAAACCGAGCTGTTTTCGGGTAATGATAGAGAAAACATCAATGTAGAAGTGCAACAACTAAAACGTGAAATTCTAAAAGTACGACGTGCCATTTTCCCGCTTCGCGAAATTATAAACCGAATAGAAAAAGGTGAACACCCTTTTATTTATAAACGTACAATAAACTTCTTTAGAGACATATACGATCACTTAATTCAAGTGTCAGAAAACATAGATATTTATCGCGAAATGATATGGAGTTTAATGGATATGTACATGACCACCATTAGTAACAAAATGAATGAAGTGATGAAAGTACTCACTATTATAGCTACCATTTTTATTCCACTCACCTTTATCGCTGGTATTTATGGCATGAACTTCGATAACATCCCAGAGTTGCATTACAAATATAGTTACCATATACTCATAGGAGTAATGGTTCTGCTCTTTTTAGGAATGCTTTATTATTTTAAAAGGAAAAAGTGGTTATAA
- the ccsA gene encoding cytochrome c biogenesis protein CcsA — translation MQKKIANFLFSTKLTAVLFIVFAVAMAVGTILDAPSFGNPTDKSPTPYTRNLIYNTWWFETIMVFFVINFVGNISRYKLLKKEKWSILILHVSWILIIVGAAVTRYIGYEGMMAIREGETESQFRSQKTYISGRILGDYEINGQLQQRNIMEEVDFSPRLDNEFERTYDYGGTEVTLKLKEFVQGAEKDIVPNDKGESYLKVVEAGNGSPHNHFLQEGQVANMHNVLVSLNKEQEGAINIFNNENGLFIKSPFEGEYMTMATGQTGRLEKDSLQPLALRSRYIIGNMQLVFPKPVVKGVFGIVKKPTILKGDDDGVVLDVTANGETKSINLLGGQGIYNRIEEIKVGGLDIALRYGSRLEQLPFEIKLNDFIAEKYPGTEKAYSSYESKVTVIDKEQGDFDYHIYMNHILDHRGYRFFQASFDPDEKGTILSVNHDRWGTYITYTGYMLLYFGLIAILFAKNTRFDDIRKRLKKLKEKKVKMMTMMLLLLSLTGFAQEHSQNDGHDHTSNQRPTKAQIDSILSANITPVEHAEKFAKIVIQDYSGRMMPMHTYASEVLRKLSKKDTYEGFTANQVFLSIQESPLLWYNAPIIYLKPRKADSIRTIIGVDYDQKYVSLLDFFTENGRNKLGPYIEEAYKAQVPNGFQKEVKEAYGRLSLLSEAIEGRSIKIFPVPDDENNTWISALEYRTSGYQEKIKDSLYGNFINNGFSSYLIRLNNDKQTGDFSNSEAMLDAIKKTQQRYGSEVMLSDKKIESEILYNEYDIFKQLFSWYLYAATFLFIFIIVQIFYHRSKLVNIVVKSLVGIVVALFVLHTLGLIWRWYLSGHAPWSDAYESLIYVAWSLMLFGLLLAYNRQLMPKKFSFKFLVPFYGLFEKRSSDLTVAASAFVAAMILMIAHWNWMDPAIANLQPVLQGYWLMIHVSVIVASYGPFTLGMILGVVSLLLMIFTTEKNKKRMDINIKELTIINEMALTVGLIMLTIGNFLGGMWANESWGRYWGWDPKETWALISIMIYAFVIHMRLVPGLRGRWIYNLMSVVAFASILMTYFGVNFYLSGLHAYASGDQILSLEISAYTLSVIAIIATVAYVKYKKYYK, via the coding sequence ATGCAAAAGAAAATCGCAAACTTCCTCTTTTCCACTAAACTTACTGCTGTTTTATTCATTGTATTTGCTGTTGCTATGGCAGTTGGTACAATATTAGACGCACCATCTTTTGGAAACCCTACAGATAAATCTCCAACACCTTACACCAGAAATTTAATATATAATACTTGGTGGTTTGAGACTATTATGGTCTTTTTTGTGATCAATTTTGTAGGTAACATTTCACGCTATAAACTTCTTAAAAAAGAAAAGTGGTCAATCCTTATCCTACATGTATCATGGATATTAATTATAGTAGGAGCAGCTGTAACCAGATATATTGGTTATGAGGGTATGATGGCGATAAGAGAAGGTGAAACCGAAAGTCAGTTCCGTTCTCAAAAAACATATATAAGCGGAAGAATTCTTGGTGATTACGAAATTAATGGACAATTACAACAACGTAACATCATGGAAGAGGTCGATTTTTCACCTCGTTTAGATAATGAATTTGAAAGAACTTACGATTACGGAGGCACAGAGGTAACCCTAAAACTTAAAGAGTTTGTACAAGGAGCAGAGAAGGATATTGTTCCAAACGACAAAGGAGAAAGCTATCTCAAGGTTGTAGAAGCTGGTAATGGTAGTCCACACAACCATTTTTTACAAGAAGGACAAGTAGCCAATATGCACAATGTACTTGTGTCTTTAAATAAAGAGCAAGAAGGAGCCATTAATATTTTCAATAACGAAAATGGCCTGTTTATTAAGTCACCTTTTGAAGGTGAATATATGACCATGGCCACAGGACAAACAGGGAGATTAGAAAAGGATAGTTTACAGCCTTTAGCGTTAAGATCGCGTTACATCATTGGTAATATGCAATTGGTGTTTCCAAAACCAGTGGTTAAAGGTGTTTTTGGCATCGTAAAAAAACCAACCATTTTAAAAGGAGATGACGATGGAGTGGTGCTAGACGTTACTGCCAATGGTGAAACCAAAAGCATCAATCTTTTGGGCGGACAAGGTATTTATAACAGAATAGAAGAAATTAAAGTTGGAGGATTAGATATTGCTCTGCGCTATGGGTCTCGATTAGAACAGTTGCCTTTTGAAATAAAACTAAACGATTTTATTGCCGAAAAATACCCAGGAACAGAAAAGGCCTATTCGTCTTACGAAAGTAAGGTTACTGTTATAGATAAAGAGCAAGGTGATTTTGATTACCATATTTACATGAATCATATTTTAGACCATAGAGGTTATAGATTCTTTCAAGCAAGTTTCGATCCAGATGAGAAAGGTACCATACTTTCTGTAAACCACGATCGTTGGGGAACTTATATTACTTATACTGGTTATATGCTTTTATATTTTGGTCTTATAGCCATTTTATTTGCTAAAAACACCAGATTTGATGATATCAGAAAACGTCTTAAAAAGCTTAAAGAGAAGAAGGTGAAGATGATGACTATGATGCTTTTATTGTTAAGCCTTACCGGTTTTGCACAAGAGCATTCTCAAAATGATGGTCACGATCATACTTCAAATCAGCGTCCTACCAAGGCACAAATAGACTCTATTTTAAGCGCTAATATTACACCTGTAGAACACGCAGAAAAATTTGCTAAAATTGTTATTCAGGACTATAGTGGTCGTATGATGCCAATGCATACCTATGCATCTGAAGTGTTGCGTAAGTTGAGTAAGAAAGATACTTATGAAGGCTTTACGGCAAATCAGGTATTTTTATCCATACAAGAAAGTCCACTGTTATGGTATAATGCACCAATCATTTATTTAAAACCACGTAAAGCAGATTCTATAAGAACGATAATAGGTGTAGATTACGATCAGAAATATGTAAGCTTACTCGATTTTTTCACTGAAAATGGAAGAAATAAATTAGGGCCATATATAGAAGAAGCATATAAAGCACAGGTGCCTAATGGTTTTCAGAAAGAGGTAAAAGAAGCCTACGGAAGACTTAGTCTTTTATCTGAAGCAATTGAAGGACGCTCTATTAAAATTTTTCCTGTTCCTGATGATGAAAACAATACTTGGATTTCGGCTTTAGAATATAGAACAAGCGGTTATCAAGAAAAGATAAAGGATTCGTTATATGGCAATTTTATTAACAACGGATTTAGTTCTTATTTAATTCGCTTAAATAACGATAAGCAAACAGGTGATTTTTCAAATTCCGAAGCTATGCTAGATGCTATTAAAAAGACGCAACAGCGCTACGGAAGCGAAGTAATGCTATCTGATAAAAAGATAGAATCTGAAATTTTATATAACGAGTACGATATTTTTAAGCAATTATTTAGCTGGTATCTGTATGCAGCCACATTCTTATTCATATTTATTATTGTGCAAATATTCTACCACAGAAGTAAATTGGTAAATATTGTGGTAAAATCTTTAGTAGGTATTGTAGTTGCTCTATTTGTATTGCATACATTAGGTTTAATATGGCGCTGGTATTTATCTGGTCATGCTCCATGGAGTGACGCATACGAATCTTTAATTTATGTGGCTTGGTCTTTAATGTTGTTTGGCTTATTGTTGGCATATAACAGACAGCTTATGCCTAAAAAGTTTTCATTTAAATTTTTGGTACCGTTTTATGGTCTTTTCGAAAAGCGTTCTTCAGATTTAACAGTTGCTGCTTCTGCATTTGTGGCAGCTATGATTTTAATGATTGCGCATTGGAACTGGATGGATCCTGCAATTGCCAATCTTCAACCAGTTTTACAAGGGTATTGGCTAATGATTCACGTTTCTGTTATTGTAGCTAGTTATGGTCCATTCACGTTAGGAATGATACTAGGTGTTGTGTCATTGCTACTAATGATTTTTACGACCGAAAAGAATAAAAAACGAATGGATATCAACATCAAAGAGTTAACCATTATCAACGAAATGGCATTAACAGTTGGCTTAATAATGTTAACCATTGGTAACTTCTTAGGAGGTATGTGGGCTAATGAAAGTTGGGGACGTTATTGGGGTTGGGATCCAAAAGAAACATGGGCTTTAATTAGTATTATGATTTACGCTTTTGTTATTCATATGCGTTTGGTACCGGGACTACGAGGACGTTGGATATATAATCTTATGTCTGTAGTTGCATTTGCAAGTATTTTGATGACGTATTTTGGTGTTAATTTCTATTTGTCTGGTTTACATGCTTATGCCAGTGGAGATCAAATTTTAAGTTTAGAAATTAGTGCATATACGTTGTCTGTAATTGCCATAATAGCAACAGTCGCTTATGTGAAATATAAGAAGTATTACAAATAG
- a CDS encoding Rossmann-like and DUF2520 domain-containing protein encodes MITVTILGAGNVASHLYKAFKNAKNVTVKQWYNRTYSDISSYANDVDTIDDLAQLKDADIYIMAVSDDSIASLSRALPFENRLVAHTSGSVSIHDLDRKNQRAVFYPLQTFSKDAELDFSEVPICIEVTEKENLQLMKDLAEALGCKPYKITTEQRQTLHLSAVFINNFTNQLYRIAHEISDAKSINFDILKPLIMETARKVQDMSPYKAQTGPAKRNDKKTIKRHLKQLENEEHKAIYELLTASIKKTHGQR; translated from the coding sequence ATGATAACTGTTACAATTCTAGGTGCAGGAAATGTTGCATCTCACTTATATAAAGCTTTCAAAAACGCTAAGAATGTTACTGTAAAGCAATGGTACAACCGTACGTATAGTGACATATCGTCTTATGCCAATGACGTTGACACCATAGATGATTTGGCTCAACTTAAAGACGCTGACATCTACATTATGGCTGTTAGCGACGATAGTATTGCATCGCTTTCTAGAGCGTTACCTTTTGAAAACAGATTAGTAGCTCATACTTCTGGCAGTGTTTCTATTCACGATTTAGATAGAAAAAATCAGCGTGCTGTATTTTATCCACTGCAAACCTTTTCTAAAGATGCGGAATTGGATTTTAGCGAAGTCCCAATCTGCATTGAAGTGACTGAAAAAGAAAACCTTCAGCTTATGAAAGATTTAGCTGAAGCTTTAGGCTGCAAACCTTATAAAATTACAACCGAACAACGCCAAACCTTACACCTATCTGCTGTTTTTATTAATAATTTCACTAATCAGTTATACAGAATAGCACACGAAATCAGTGATGCCAAAAGCATTAACTTTGATATTCTAAAGCCATTGATTATGGAAACTGCCAGAAAGGTACAAGATATGTCACCTTACAAAGCGCAAACAGGGCCAGCAAAACGCAATGATAAAAAGACCATAAAGCGTCATTTAAAACAGTTAGAAAACGAAGAACACAAGGCAATTTATGAATTGCTAACCGCTTCTATAAAGAAAACACATGGACAACGATAA
- the mscL gene encoding large conductance mechanosensitive channel protein MscL, whose protein sequence is MKLLKEFKEFAVKGNMMDMAIGIIIGAAFNKVIDVLAKQVLLPPLSMLSDGTNFQDKRLILREGVTDASGTVTISEVAVEYGKLFEVFLDFLIIGFTVFIVVKAMNKLRNRAQDTKDETVATPKDIQLLSDLKVLMEEQNRLLKSQVSK, encoded by the coding sequence ATGAAGTTACTAAAAGAATTTAAAGAGTTTGCAGTAAAAGGTAATATGATGGATATGGCTATTGGTATCATCATTGGTGCTGCTTTTAATAAAGTTATAGATGTATTGGCAAAACAAGTGTTGTTACCTCCATTATCCATGTTATCTGATGGCACTAATTTTCAAGATAAACGATTAATATTAAGAGAAGGTGTGACCGATGCTTCAGGCACTGTAACTATAAGTGAAGTAGCAGTTGAATACGGAAAATTGTTTGAAGTATTTTTAGATTTTTTAATCATAGGATTTACTGTGTTTATTGTTGTAAAAGCCATGAACAAATTAAGAAACAGAGCACAAGACACCAAAGATGAAACCGTTGCAACACCTAAGGACATTCAGCTATTATCTGATTTAAAGGTGTTAATGGAGGAGCAAAACCGACTTTTAAAGTCTCAGGTTTCAAAATAA
- a CDS encoding geranylgeranylglycerol-phosphate geranylgeranyltransferase: MIHFLNLIRWKNLLMIALVQILIKYALLLPFNESQGVTTTLSTFAFIILVIATLCIAAGGYIINDIYDIDTDKVNKPSKVIINKHISEKDGYTYFMLLNVIGVGLGFYLSYLINYSSLFVVFFISSALLYIYSTALKQMFLIGNIVVSIVVALSILVVGIFELIPSMLSINNVANIPFLEIIRDYAIFAFLINLVREVVKDIEDINGDHKVGMQTMPIVLGRDRANKVAFVLSLIPLFAVVYYIITSLFTQQLLVGYFLVFVVAPLIYITIKIFSAEQQSHYKHISLMLKLVMLTGMLSMSLYPFILN, from the coding sequence ATGATTCATTTTCTTAATCTAATCCGTTGGAAAAACCTATTAATGATTGCGCTTGTGCAAATCTTAATTAAGTACGCTTTATTGCTTCCTTTTAATGAAAGTCAAGGTGTTACAACTACTCTCAGTACTTTTGCTTTTATTATTTTGGTTATAGCTACATTATGTATTGCAGCTGGCGGATATATTATAAACGATATTTATGATATTGACACAGATAAGGTTAACAAACCAAGTAAAGTCATCATCAATAAGCACATTTCAGAAAAGGATGGCTATACCTACTTCATGCTTCTAAATGTTATTGGTGTTGGATTGGGTTTTTACCTCTCATACCTCATTAATTATTCTTCTCTTTTCGTAGTATTTTTTATTAGCTCTGCGTTGCTTTACATCTACTCTACTGCATTAAAACAGATGTTTTTAATAGGGAATATTGTGGTTTCTATTGTTGTGGCATTAAGTATTTTGGTTGTTGGTATTTTTGAATTAATCCCTTCAATGTTGTCCATCAATAATGTGGCTAATATTCCATTTTTAGAAATCATAAGAGACTATGCCATTTTCGCTTTTTTAATAAACCTAGTTAGAGAAGTTGTTAAAGATATTGAAGACATTAACGGAGATCACAAAGTTGGTATGCAAACCATGCCAATAGTTTTAGGAAGAGATAGAGCAAACAAAGTTGCATTTGTACTGTCTCTAATACCACTTTTTGCTGTAGTATATTATATAATTACTAGTTTATTTACTCAACAACTTTTAGTGGGTTATTTTTTAGTATTTGTTGTTGCACCACTCATTTATATTACCATAAAGATTTTTAGTGCAGAGCAACAATCGCATTACAAGCACATTAGTTTGATGTTAAAATTAGTCATGCTTACTGGCATGCTTTCTATGAGTCTTTATCCTTTTATTTTGAATTAG
- a CDS encoding KdsC family phosphatase, translating to MDNDKSYKEYLININTFIFDVDGVLTDGTVTITTSGEMLRTMSIKDGFALKTAVDAGFNVCVISGGSNEGVRKRLQGLGLKDIYLGAHNKIEQLNDYLEKQNVKASEVLYMGDDIPDFPVMELAGLPCCPQDAAPEIKAISKYISHKNGGKGAARDVIEQVLKVHNKWNGNFDAKYD from the coding sequence ATGGACAACGATAAAAGCTACAAAGAATATCTTATAAATATCAACACCTTTATTTTTGATGTAGATGGTGTACTTACCGATGGTACAGTTACCATTACAACCTCTGGCGAAATGCTACGCACAATGAGTATTAAAGACGGATTTGCCCTAAAAACTGCTGTTGATGCAGGATTTAATGTTTGTGTTATTTCTGGAGGCTCTAACGAAGGTGTTCGCAAACGTTTACAGGGTTTGGGGTTAAAGGATATTTACTTAGGTGCACACAATAAAATTGAGCAACTCAACGATTATTTAGAAAAACAAAATGTAAAAGCCTCTGAAGTTTTATATATGGGAGACGACATTCCAGATTTTCCTGTTATGGAACTCGCAGGTTTACCTTGTTGTCCTCAGGATGCTGCTCCAGAAATCAAAGCCATTTCAAAGTATATTTCGCATAAAAATGGAGGAAAAGGTGCTGCTAGAGATGTTATTGAGCAGGTGCTAAAAGTACACAACAAGTGGAATGGTAATTTTGACGCTAAATACGATTAA
- a CDS encoding group III truncated hemoglobin: MSKSDIKTRDDIYRLVSQFYTKVRKDEVLGPFFNGTIKDWDAHLEHLTTFWESSLFLKTRFYGNPLEAHVKVDAEHNHSITELHFGLWLNLWHQTIDELFEGDYAENAKRRARKMGTFLYLKIFEARNK; encoded by the coding sequence ATGAGTAAATCTGATATTAAAACAAGAGACGATATTTATCGCTTAGTTTCACAATTTTATACAAAAGTGCGTAAAGATGAAGTGCTAGGTCCATTCTTTAATGGAACTATTAAAGATTGGGATGCACATTTAGAACACCTCACTACGTTTTGGGAATCTAGCTTGTTTTTAAAAACACGATTTTACGGAAATCCTTTAGAGGCTCATGTAAAAGTAGATGCTGAGCATAATCATAGCATTACAGAATTGCATTTTGGACTTTGGTTAAATCTTTGGCATCAAACCATTGATGAGTTATTTGAAGGCGACTATGCAGAAAATGCCAAACGTAGAGCTCGTAAAATGGGCACATTTCTCTATCTAAAAATTTTTGAGGCCAGAAATAAATAA
- a CDS encoding Maf-like protein: protein MLNDKLKDYNIILASASPRRQAFLKSMNIDFKVRLQPVDEVYPNTLKGSEITDYLAKLKAEPFKNQLKDKDILITSDTIVWLDDKPVEKPKDKNDAFRMIKSLSNKTHEVMTSICFTQTTQQKVVNTITKVTFKALTDDEIWYYVNTYKPLDKAGAYGIQEWIGAIAITNIEGSYNNVVGLPTHLLYETLNTISG from the coding sequence ATGCTAAACGACAAACTAAAGGATTATAACATCATTTTAGCTTCTGCTTCACCAAGGCGTCAGGCATTTTTAAAGTCTATGAATATAGATTTTAAAGTGCGTCTTCAGCCTGTTGACGAAGTTTATCCCAATACTTTAAAAGGCTCTGAAATCACAGATTATTTAGCAAAATTAAAAGCCGAACCTTTTAAAAATCAACTCAAAGACAAAGACATTTTAATTACCAGCGACACCATTGTTTGGTTAGACGACAAACCTGTTGAAAAACCAAAAGACAAGAATGATGCCTTTAGGATGATTAAATCGCTTAGCAACAAAACCCATGAGGTAATGACCTCTATTTGCTTTACACAAACAACGCAGCAAAAGGTTGTAAATACCATTACCAAAGTTACTTTTAAGGCGTTAACAGACGACGAAATTTGGTACTATGTAAACACTTACAAACCATTAGACAAAGCTGGTGCTTACGGCATCCAAGAATGGATTGGAGCCATAGCAATTACCAACATCGAAGGCTCATACAACAACGTCGTTGGGCTACCAACACACTTACTTTACGAAACGTTAAATACTATTTCTGGATAA
- a CDS encoding mechanosensitive ion channel domain-containing protein: MYSFFTTYKDELIYTFIVLIILLITRAIIVVAVNKIGKKSGTTEARAALIGRYVTVTLVLLALLIEAFILGARTSDITLVFSSVFAVIGIALFAIWSILSNITSGVIMFFSFPYKVGDKIKIHDKDYPVEAIIEDIRAFQLILREDNGDLVTYPNNLILQKAVTLMKKDALDDSSIL, translated from the coding sequence ATGTATTCTTTCTTCACAACCTATAAAGATGAATTAATATATACGTTTATCGTATTAATTATACTTCTTATTACTAGAGCAATAATTGTTGTTGCAGTAAACAAAATTGGAAAAAAAAGTGGAACCACCGAGGCCAGAGCAGCTTTAATAGGTCGTTATGTCACAGTAACATTAGTGCTTTTGGCATTGTTAATAGAGGCTTTTATTCTTGGTGCTAGGACTAGTGATATCACTTTAGTATTTTCTTCTGTATTTGCTGTTATTGGCATAGCGTTATTTGCTATATGGTCTATTTTAAGTAACATAACTTCTGGTGTTATTATGTTTTTCTCGTTTCCTTATAAAGTTGGAGATAAAATAAAAATACACGATAAAGATTATCCTGTAGAAGCAATTATAGAAGATATTAGAGCATTTCAGCTCATACTTAGAGAGGATAATGGAGATTTAGTTACCTACCCAAACAACTTAATTCTTCAAAAAGCTGTAACTTTAATGAAGAAAGATGCTTTAGACGATAGCAGTATTCTTTAA
- a CDS encoding trans-sulfuration enzyme family protein, which produces MKKENLGLNTICTHVGEVKDEQFKGAVSPMYLSSSYEFLDVDVKRYPRYFNTPNQEYLAKKIAALEHTEAALIFGSGMAAISHMFLAFLQKGDHLVVQNTLYGGTVNFIKEEFPKYGIEYTFTNGYEVEDFEMAIQPNTKLIHIETPSNPLLTITDIKAIAKLGKAKNIVTSIDNTFASPVNQNPIDLGIDMVMHSATKYFGGHSDICAGAVASSQEYIDRVWNVSKNLGGSLSDMTVWMLERSMKTLGLRVKAQTKNAMKMAKWLNKHPKIAKVFYPGLKSHPEYKLAKSQMNGYGAMLSFELEEGLDAYQFQKSLKLIKSSMSLAGVESTVISPHLTSHALLTQEERDKVGISDRLIRFSVGIEDVKDLKRDIDKAIAVLK; this is translated from the coding sequence ATGAAAAAAGAAAATTTAGGATTAAATACCATATGCACACATGTAGGAGAGGTAAAAGACGAACAGTTTAAAGGTGCTGTGTCTCCTATGTACTTAAGTTCTTCGTATGAGTTTTTAGACGTTGATGTAAAGCGCTATCCAAGATATTTTAATACACCAAATCAAGAATACTTAGCAAAGAAAATTGCAGCTTTAGAGCATACAGAAGCAGCATTGATTTTTGGATCAGGTATGGCAGCGATTAGTCATATGTTTCTGGCGTTTTTGCAGAAAGGTGATCATTTGGTAGTGCAAAATACATTGTATGGTGGAACGGTTAATTTTATAAAAGAAGAGTTTCCAAAATATGGAATAGAGTACACCTTTACTAATGGTTACGAGGTTGAGGATTTTGAAATGGCTATTCAGCCTAACACAAAGCTTATTCATATTGAAACGCCTTCGAATCCATTATTAACTATTACAGATATTAAAGCAATTGCTAAGCTAGGTAAGGCTAAGAATATCGTAACATCAATTGATAATACGTTTGCTTCTCCAGTAAATCAAAACCCGATTGATTTGGGTATAGATATGGTAATGCATTCTGCTACAAAATATTTTGGTGGTCATAGCGATATTTGCGCAGGTGCAGTAGCAAGTTCTCAAGAATATATTGACAGAGTTTGGAATGTGAGTAAAAATCTTGGGGGTAGTCTTAGCGATATGACAGTTTGGATGCTTGAGCGTAGTATGAAAACTCTAGGCTTACGTGTAAAAGCACAAACCAAAAATGCTATGAAAATGGCAAAATGGTTAAATAAACATCCAAAGATTGCTAAGGTGTTTTATCCAGGTTTAAAATCGCATCCAGAGTATAAACTGGCAAAATCTCAAATGAATGGATATGGAGCTATGCTGTCCTTTGAGCTTGAAGAAGGTCTTGATGCATATCAATTTCAGAAGTCATTAAAACTCATTAAATCTTCTATGAGTTTAGCAGGTGTAGAAAGTACCGTGATATCTCCACACTTAACTTCGCATGCACTTTTAACGCAAGAAGAGCGAGATAAGGTTGGGATAAGCGATAGACTAATTAGATTTTCAGTTGGTATTGAAGATGTAAAAGATTTAAAACGCGATATAGATAAGGCTATAGCTGTGCTAAAGTAG